The window AGAATTCTTGTGGCCAGCAAAGAAGAAAAAGCGTTGCGTTCTGTAGATCCTAACAGGGAATACACCAACAACACTTCTGAATTTGACGGAATTCGAGAGCGCGTACGCATGCTTGTTGACATTACCCACGAAGAAGAAGCAAAAAACCCTGACCAATACCAGCCGTCTCTTTACGCAAACGAGCAAAAGGATGAGGAAGCCTGCAAAGACATTCTTCCTGTTGCACCGCCATTATCATCAGTAAAATCTGTGCCCAATACACCTCCGGTTACTTCAATACCAAAAACAGAAGAAACTGCACAACCAGAACAAAAAACTGACGAAGAAGACAAACCGCCGGTCCTTAAAAGAAAAGAATAGCTCAAACCCTCAATTGAGGGTTTTTTTATACAAGGTAAGTAAGTTTTTCAAAACTGCAGCAATAACTATGGGCCCCACGCCGCCGGGAACAGGTGTAATCCAGCTAGCTTTTTTGCTAACTTCATCAAAATCAACATCTTTGGCAAAATCAATTATTACTGAACCTTCTTTTATCATGTCCTTCGTAATCAGGTCTTCCTGTCCAGTACCGGCAACAATAATATCTGCATGGCATGAAAGTTCCGCTGGATTGGACGTAAATTCATTTATGATTGATACTGTAGCGCCTTGACTGGCCAGCCAATGACCTATCGGCTTGCCCACCAATAAACCATAACCGAAAACGGCACAATTTTTACCTTTTGGATTGATGTCATACTTTTCAAAAATTATTTTTACGGCTTCAACTGCCGGCGGTAAAATTAACGACCTGTCCGCCAAAAAAGCACCTTGCGATTTTTCAGACAAAACATCCACGTCCTTTTCTTGCGGAACCGCATTAATAATATATTGGGTATTAATGTGCAGTGGCAAAGGTAATTCAACTAACACTCCGTGGTTTACTCCGGCTTTGGCAATATCGGCGACTTCCTTGTGTAATTTCTGCGTTGTGATGTTTGCTGGAAATTCATATATACGAAAATCAATACCAACTTTCTCTGCGGCCTTTTTCTTTAACTCCAAAAACTTTTTTACCCCGTTAGAAATCTGATGCCAACCGGCATCAGCTTCATTTCTAATGGGGACGGCGACCATAACTGCCGCTAGCCTTGGCGGCTTGTCTTTGGTTTGCCGAAGAACTTTCATTTCCTCGGCTAATTCGGCTAACATTTCTTCCGCTATTTTTTTACCGTCAATAATCATAATACTATTTTAGCAAAACTTTTTTAATTTTTCGCGCAATCTTGACCATTTCTTTTTCTTTCATTCCCCGCGTGGTAACTGCGGGGGTACCAAGACGTATGCCAGATGGATCCCATGGTTTACGCTGGTCATAGGGTATAATATTTTTGTTTACAACGATACCGGCGTGCTCGAGCCGCTCCCCCGCCTGTTTGCCGGTTAGGCCAAGCGGAGTAACATCAACCAACATCAGATGATTATCAGTACCACCGGTGATAACCATAAAACCCAGCCGCTTCAATTCACCAGCCAATACTTTAGCATTTACAACAACTTGTCTGGCATACTTTTTAAAATCTGGCTTGAGTGCTTCTTCCAAACAAACCCCGATTGCGGCAATAGTGTGCATTTGCGGTCCGCCCTGCAATCCGGGGAAAATTGCTTTATCAATTTTGTCTGACAAAACTTCTTTTTCATTTTTAACTTTACGTTTTGAGCTTATTATAACTGCACCACGCGGACCTCGCAGGGTTTTTTGTGTCGTAGTGGTAATAATGTCTGCATACGGAAACGGTGATGGATGCACTCCGCCAACAACAAGACCCGCAATGTGCGAAATGTCAGCCATTAGTAATACACCGTCTTGACTTTGCCTGGGATAAACAACCGAATCGGCAATTTGGCGAAATTTTTTAAAATCTAACTTACGCGGATAAGCAGTGGCCCCACAAACAATCAGCCGGGGTTTGAATTTCCTGGCAATCTTGGCCACTTCATCATAATCAATAAAACCATTGCGTACCACCCCATAATGCTCAAATTTAAACAGCTTTCCGGTCAGACTAACATTGTGCCCGTGAGTCAAATGGCCACCATGATCCAAGGACATGGCCAAAATCCTACCACCCAGACTCACAGAACCTAGATAAGCCGCAAGGTTGGCGATACTGCCTGAATATGGCTGAACATTAACACCAAATTTTTTCGGTGAAATTTTAAAAACCTTATAAACTAACCGCTTAACCTCATTCTCAATCTCGTCAACCGCTTTGGTGCCAAAATAATATCGCTGGCCAGAATAACCCTCGGAGTATTTATTGGTCAGCGGCGACCCCAAAGCCGCCAAAATATTTTTGGAAACATAATTCTCCGAAGGTATAAGATTAATTACCCTCCCTTGACGAACGATTTCTTTTTTTATTAAGTCTTTTATCATGTCCCAAGTAATCTCATTAATTGCCCTGGCTTAGATGGACCGACGCGTAAGATTTTTGGCTTAATGGTAGAGAGGTCCAGTATCGTTGCCGGTAACGATTTCGGCAAAACTCCGGCATCCAAGATTAAGTCGGGTTTCCAAATCTGGCTACGGAATAACTCAATTATTTTATTTATATCCCCTGTCGTTTCTTGGCCAGATATGTTGGCCGCGGTAGCCGTAAGGGGAAAACCGTATTTACCGAGAAGTTTATCTACAAAAGTATAATCCGGAATTCGGATTCTCACGTTTTTATTGCCAGCCGTAACAATCGTGGGGATAACTTTTTTTCGCGGCAATATCACTGTTGTAGTTCCGGGCCAAATTTCTGACAAGAGTTTCTCGAGTTTGGGAGGAACAAAAGCCAACTCCACGACCCATTTTATATTGCGGGCAATAATCGGCAATGGTTTTGATAACGGACGATTTTTAATTTTAAAAACCAAATCTACGGCATGATGGTCGCAGGCGTTGGCACCGAGCCCATAAACCGTATCCGTTGGATAAACAATAACTCCCCCATAGCGCAATACGTTAACCGCCTCGAGTAAAACATCAGAATAATCTTTATTAAAATCAATAGATAAAATTTTCATTTAGTTGAATTCAAAAAATTTAAAATAAATAACCGCTTAAAAGCGGCAAGTTGTTTCTCTTTTATCCTTTCCTAAAAACCGGATAGTGCCATTAAAACTTTGGCCAGCTTCTTTCTGGGATTATGGCGCACAAAACTGCCTTGGTCAAGTAAGTTGGCAAGCACTAATTTTGGTTTCTTCCCTTTTAAATCCAACCCCGAGACGTCAACAAAATGCGAATTTTCTTCCAGATATCGTTTTAAAATTTTAGGGGCCGGTTTTTTATTGTTAAAAACGGCATAATCCAGAGTTTCTTTACCGAGGTATTCTTCAACCTTATTCAAAAAGTCATGCGCTTTGAAACAGTGGGTCTCGCCAAACTTAGTCATTAAATTACAAACATAAACTTTTTTAGCTTTAGACTTTTTTATCGTGGCGATAACGCCATCAACCAAAAAATTCGGAACAATACTGGTAAACAAATCGCCTGGACCGATTACAATCATGTCAGCTGACAATATTGCCTTTTTCGCTTCCGGATTTATACGTGCTTGCGGACTTAACCAAACTTTTTTGATGGGCAATTCCGGATTGTGTTTGGGTTTATCTATGTTGGTTTCCCCTTTTATGACAACCCCGTTAGCTAATTGAGCATAGAGTGTAATGTTTTTTAATGTAACCGGCATTACGCTGCCTTTTATATTCAAAATCTGCGAAACAACTTTTAGCGCTTCAGCGAAGTTTCCTGTCATTTTTTCAAGTGTACTTAAAAAAATATTGCCAAAATTATGTTCCTTTAGATCGCCTGATGAAAATCGATAATTAAAAAGGTCTCGTAATGTCTGCGGGGCATCGGATAGTGCCACTAAAGCACGGCGCACGTCACCCGGCGGTAAAACACCGTATTGGTCGCGCAATCGACCGGTTGATCCGCCATTGTCAGCCATTGAAACAATTGAAGTTAAATGAACCGGGTAGCGACGCAAAGCAGAAAGCACCATAAAACTCCCGGTTCCACCACCGATTACGACGATTTTTTTATTTTTTACTCCGCGCTTCATGAGACTGGGGACAAAGCAATTTTTCGGCTTTCTTTATATCTTCGGGGTAACCTATGGGCAACCAAAAGTTAGTTTTAATCGCATATACTTTTATACCAGCCGCAATCATCTGCGCGATACTGTCTGACAAATAGTATTCGCCATTAGAATGCTTTCCAGCCGGAAAATTCATAACCTCTTTTGTGAGTAACTGAACCCCTGTTAACACCAAGTTTGTTTTCGGATTATTTGGTTTTTCCTCAATACCGGCAACACTGCCATCACCGGCCAATTCAACCACACCAAATCTGTTAGGAGTTTTGCTTTCGTCAATTACCAAACTTGGATTTTCGGATTCAGCACAGAGTTTTAGAGCCCTAGGATCGTGCAGATCATCAGCATATATGAGTAAAAATCGCTCTCCGGAATGCAAAAGATGCTCACAAAGTTTTAGGGCGTGGTAAGTGCCAAGCTTATTTTCCTGGACAACATAAGTTATTTTAAAACGCCGAACCCCGCACCTTTTGTGGACAGGAAAATTTGAATTGCGCGAAACGCAGTCCAAAAAAGGTGCGGGGCTGAAATTATCTCCAAAATAGTCCCTAATCTGATCCCGCAAATAGCCTACAACCAAAACAAGTTCATCCACTCCAGAAGGTAAAGCATCTATAATATATTCCAAAAGCGGCCGACCACAAATTTTTATCATCGGCTTAGGTGTCGCTAGTGTCAACGGCCGCATTCTTATACCCTCGCCTGCCGCTAAAATAATACAACGCATACATTTAGAACACCGGCCTCCCTACCGATGGAAAAAACAACATCAAACGGTTTAAGCTATTCTAATAAAGGAGTTGTCCAAACCACGACGAAGCTTACTGGCACGAAGAAGAAAAGCCAGAATACCCAACGCCAAGAGAACATATAAAGCCGCCGGCGAAAGAAAAAATTCGTAAGCGCCGACAACCAACTGGCCGAATGGCAAGCCAGAAACTGAAAAATAATCACCGCGCACTAAAAGCCAAGCCTCACGTACCGCCAATGGCACCATAGACAAAACCACGGCCAAAAAATAACCCGTCCAGCGCTGACGCCGGTTAATCATGCCGATTTTGGCCATAACTTGTCTGGTAAAATCAGCTGGAGGTTCTATCAGATATTTAGGCCGGCTTAAATCCTGAACCCTCAACCTAATAAGATCGTCTATTTGTTTGTCGTTATGTTTCATAATTTAATACCAAATCTTTTAGAGTATCGTTTGTCTGAATGGCCTCGAACAAAATTTTTCTTGCTCTATGAAGACGACTTTTTAACGTGTTCTGATTGATGTGCAATAATTCGCCAATTTCTTTATAAGAAAAACCCTCATAGTAAAGAAGTTTGATAATCGCCCTGTCTTCCTTAATTAGCTGTTCAATGCAATGTTCAAGTTCTTTGGAAGTCTCAAGATTGGCCACACGTTCTTGATAATCAACCGCCGTGGCTTCGGCAACATTTTCAAGAATGGCACTGTCCAACGCAAACGGCTTGTTTTTATTTTTCCTGAAAAAATCTATGACCGTATTGCGCGCTATGCTATAAAGCCAGCTTTTTAGTTTATCAGGCTCTTTGAGCGTATCAAATTTCTTGTACGCCTTTATGAAAGTTTCTTGGGCCAGATCTTCCGCCTCATAACGATTACCCACGAATCTATAGTGAAAATTGACCAAATCCCGCTGGTACTGGTTTACAATATCCTCAAATTGTTTCACTTTGTTTGTCTCCATTAATAAACCGATACTACCAAAATATTAACAGGATTACCAGTTAAGACGCTAAAAAAACACGACTAGTTGCGGTCATATGTTAGAGGGCACTAGCCCTCTTTTATTTTAATTAAATCACAAAATTTACAAGACGATCGGGTATATATATAAACTTCCTGATTTCCTTAAGTCCGATGTGCTTTTTAATTTTTTCTGAAGCCAGCGCAGTTTCTCTGACAACGGCCTCGCCCAACCCAACAGGCACTTCAATTATATCACGCGTCCTGCCGTTAACTTGCACCACTAGTTTGATTACGTCTTCAACAATTAATTTTGGATCATATTCCGGCCATTTTTCCAAGTGGATTGACTTTTTATTTTTCAAAACATCCGTCCATAATTCTTCTGCAAAGTGTGGAGCAAAAGGAGCAAATAATATAATAAAGGTTTTAATACTGTCTTTGCTTATTTCAACATCCGAAGGCAAACCTTCTAATGAATTAGCTGTCTTCATTAACTCACTGACTCCGATATTAA is drawn from Candidatus Yanofskybacteria bacterium and contains these coding sequences:
- a CDS encoding bifunctional 5,10-methylenetetrahydrofolate dehydrogenase/5,10-methenyltetrahydrofolate cyclohydrolase, translating into MAKAGVNHGVLVELPLPLHINTQYIINAVPQEKDVDVLSEKSQGAFLADRSLILPPAVEAVKIIFEKYDINPKGKNCAVFGYGLLVGKPIGHWLASQGATVSIINEFTSNPAELSCHADIIVAGTGQEDLITKDMIKEGSVIIDFAKDVDFDEVSKKASWITPVPGGVGPIVIAAVLKNLLTLYKKTLN
- a CDS encoding threonylcarbamoyl-AMP synthase; the encoded protein is MKILSIDFNKDYSDVLLEAVNVLRYGGVIVYPTDTVYGLGANACDHHAVDLVFKIKNRPLSKPLPIIARNIKWVVELAFVPPKLEKLLSEIWPGTTTVILPRKKVIPTIVTAGNKNVRIRIPDYTFVDKLLGKYGFPLTATAANISGQETTGDINKIIELFRSQIWKPDLILDAGVLPKSLPATILDLSTIKPKILRVGPSKPGQLMRLLGT
- a CDS encoding YvcK family protein, whose amino-acid sequence is MKRGVKNKKIVVIGGGTGSFMVLSALRRYPVHLTSIVSMADNGGSTGRLRDQYGVLPPGDVRRALVALSDAPQTLRDLFNYRFSSGDLKEHNFGNIFLSTLEKMTGNFAEALKVVSQILNIKGSVMPVTLKNITLYAQLANGVVIKGETNIDKPKHNPELPIKKVWLSPQARINPEAKKAILSADMIVIGPGDLFTSIVPNFLVDGVIATIKKSKAKKVYVCNLMTKFGETHCFKAHDFLNKVEEYLGKETLDYAVFNNKKPAPKILKRYLEENSHFVDVSGLDLKGKKPKLVLANLLDQGSFVRHNPRKKLAKVLMALSGF
- a CDS encoding NTP transferase domain-containing protein gives rise to the protein MRCIILAAGEGIRMRPLTLATPKPMIKICGRPLLEYIIDALPSGVDELVLVVGYLRDQIRDYFGDNFSPAPFLDCVSRNSNFPVHKRCGVRRFKITYVVQENKLGTYHALKLCEHLLHSGERFLLIYADDLHDPRALKLCAESENPSLVIDESKTPNRFGVVELAGDGSVAGIEEKPNNPKTNLVLTGVQLLTKEVMNFPAGKHSNGEYYLSDSIAQMIAAGIKVYAIKTNFWLPIGYPEDIKKAEKLLCPQSHEARSKK
- a CDS encoding RNA polymerase sigma factor; its protein translation is METNKVKQFEDIVNQYQRDLVNFHYRFVGNRYEAEDLAQETFIKAYKKFDTLKEPDKLKSWLYSIARNTVIDFFRKNKNKPFALDSAILENVAEATAVDYQERVANLETSKELEHCIEQLIKEDRAIIKLLYYEGFSYKEIGELLHINQNTLKSRLHRARKILFEAIQTNDTLKDLVLNYET